In Mycolicibacterium nivoides, the DNA window CCGGATCGAGGAGCGCTGGGCTGCACGGGCCTAGTCGGTCAGGCCCAGCAGCGCATTCTCGATCACCTCGGGCAGTGCCGGGTGAATCCAGTACTGGCCCCGGGCAACCTCATCGGCGGTCTGCCCGAAGCTCATCGCCTGGATCAACGGCTGGATGATCGAGGATGCCTGGTAGCCCATGATGTGGGCGCCCAGGATCTTGCCGGTGGCGCGATCGCCGATCAGCTTGGCGATGCCGGTGGTGTCCTCCATCGCCCAGCCGTACGCGGTGTCGCCGTAGGCCTGAATCTTGGTGACGAAGTCGTAGCCCTGGTCGCGGGCCTGCTCCTCGGTCAACCCGACCGTGGCGATCTGCGGGTCGGTGAACACCGCAGACGGGACGAACCGGTGATCGCTGCGCACCATCGCGTCGGTGTCATCCCAGTCGCGCAGCAGATTCTCCTTGACCACCCGGGACTCGTGGTTGGCCACGTGCTTGAGCTGGTACTCCGAGGAGACGTCGCCGAGTGCGAATACGCCACGCGCCGTGGTGCGTTGGTATTCGTCGACGATGACCAGACCGTCCTCGTCGACCTCCACCCCGGCCAGCTCGGCGTCGAGCAGATCCCCGTTGGGGATCCGTCCGGTGGCCACCAGCAGCATGTCGGCGGGCAGCGTCTTGCCGTCGTCGAGGTCCAGAACGACCCGGTCACCCTCGTGGTGGGAGCCCACCACGTTCTCGTGGGTCCGCAGGTCCCACTTCTCGGCGGCCAGCGCGCTGAACTGCTGGCAGATCGTCTCGTCGCAATGGCTCAGAAGGCAGTCACCACGCACCACGATGGTGACCCGCACGCCCAACGCCGAGAACACATGGGCGAACTCGGCGGAGACGAACCCGCCGCCGACGATCACCAGGTGTTCGGGCAGTTCGGGGATACGCATGATGTCGTCACTGGTGTAGTAGGTGACGCCGCAGTCCAGGATGGCCGGCGGGACGTAGGCGCGGGATCCGGCCGCGATCACCACCTGATCGCTGCTGAATTCGTCACCGGCCTCGGTGCGCAGCGTGTAGCGGCCATCGGCGGTCTTGGGCCCGAACCGGGTGTGGCTGGCGTACACCGTGATGTGGGGGTCGTTGCGGCGGTAGTCCTCGCCGCCGGCGGCGATCGGATCGATACGGCCGAATACCCGCGCGACGATGTCGGGCCAGCGCACCTTGTCGATGTGGGAATCGATGCCGTAATTGGCGCTGGCATGGATCGTGTCGGCCACATCCGCGGCGTAGACGAACATCTTGGTCGGGATGCAACCGACGTTCAGACAGGTGCCGCCGAACGTGCCCTGCTCGCAGATCGCGACTTTCTTGCCGGCGTAGCGCTCGTCGAGAATGCTGTTGCCCGAGCCGGTGCCGATGATCGTCAGGTCGTAGTGCTCCATGTGCGCTCCCTATCCGGAAGGTGTTGTGCTCGGCCGGGTTTGCAGGCTCAGGTAGTAGTCCAGCCAGCGGTCGAGCTCGCGGTAGGCCGCTGCCCGGGCGTCGGCCACGGACAGAAAAACGTCGTGTTTGGCGTCGGTGATCGGAGCCACCGTGGTGTGGTTGCCCACGCAGCCGGACCACCGCGCGATCTGACTGACGTCGAGCACGGCATCGCCGCGCTGCATCGCCGCCGGATCAGCGGATTCGGTGACACTGCGGTCTGATCGGAGGATCAGATTAGGCACGCCGACGTCCAGGCCGCGGTGTAGGCGGGCCTGCCCGCGGCGGATGGCGTTGATCCACCCGAGCGTGACGGGGAAGCCTCCCAACGGTTTCCACTCCAGGTTGTAATCGAACTCGCCGCCGTAATCGCGGTGCAGCGTGGTGCCGTATCCGCCCTCCGTGGGTTTACGGATCACCGACAGCTTGCGCAGCCGGGCCAGGGCGATGAGGGCGGCCGACGTGGGGGCGGTGCGCAGGATCGCCGGTCCGTGCAGATCGAAGAACGGGCTGTTGAGCACCAGTCCGCCGACGTGATGGGCGGCCAATCGACCGCTTCGGCGCAACCGGTCGGCGAACAAGGTCAGGATCAGCCCGCCCGCGGAATGCCCGTACAGGCACACCGTGGCGTTGCCGGTGTCGGCGGCGATCGCCGCCAGGGCCCGCTCGAGTTCGGTGTCGTAGCGCGCGAGATCGGTGGTGAAGTGCGGGGTCTGGCCGCCGTGGCGGGAGCGTCCGCACTTGGGCAGGTCCAGCGCGTAGAACGAGAACCCGCGATCGGCGAATCGATCGGCGAGTTCGGTGTGGAAGAAGTAGTCGGTGTAGCCGTGCAAGGCCAGCACGGCGTGGCCCGATCCACCCTGCCCGTCCGGTGTCGTACCGCCCGGACCCCGGCGTACCAGCGTGGCGACCAGGTCGCCTTCGCCGTCGGGATCGGGTCCTGCATCGATGGTCTGCTGCCAGAACCCCGGCAATACATCCGGCTCCCAGGCGGGCTCCCGTGACGTCACGGTTCCACCCTAACCGCGTGCCGAAAGTCAGAGCCGCAACGAAGCCAGGAATTCGGTGGTCTTCGCCACGGTCGCGGCGCCGTCGGATGACGGAACCTCCTTGGGTGAAGCGACGAATTCGGTGACCCCGATGTCGGCGAACCGCCGCAGCTGTTTTTCCACGGCGGCCTCGTCACCCACGACGCAGACTTCACCGATGCCTGCCGCGCCTTCCTTGTCCAGCACTGCGCGATACGCCGGTGCCTGCCCGGCGATCTCGAATGCGGCCGCGAGCGCATCGCGAGCGGGGCGGGGGTTGTCGGTGAGCACCACGGGCAGGCCGGCGATCACCTGGGGTGTGGGCCGGCCTGCGCGGGCCGCGGCCCGGCTCAGCCGCGGAATGATGTGCTCCTCCAAGGCTTTCGGTCCGGCCCAGCTGGTGATCGTGCCATCGGTGAGTTCACCCGCCAGGTCGAGCATCTGTGGCCCGAGCGCTGCGGTGATGACCGGCGGTGCCGGCGCGCCCGGAATGGTCACCTGCCCGGTGGTGGTGATCCGGGGACCGTGGTGCTCGACGGGCTCGCCGGCCAGCGCCGGGATGAGTACCTCCAGATACTCGCGCAGGAATGCCGCGGGCCGCTCGTAGGAGTGACCCAACGCCTCGACCATGAACGGGTGGCTGACGCCGATGCCGAGGGTCAGTCGGCCGCCTGCGGCGGCGTTCGTGGTCAGTGCCTGACGGGCCAGTGCCAGGGGATGCTGCGTGTAGGCGACGACGACTCCGGTGCCCAGCCCGATGCGGCTGGTGCGGCCTGCGGCGACAGCGAGGGCGGTGAGCACGTCCCACGACGCCATCCCGGCCATCGGCGGCAGCTGCGGCATCCATGCCCGGTGAAAGCCGGATCGATCGGCGGCGATCACGGGTTCGATGGCCGCGTCGAGGCCCTGGGGGGCGTCCAGCGTGGGGGCTGGATCAGGGATGGACATCACAGAAAGACGCATGCGCTGCTCCCGGAGATAGGATGCGGAGGCTCTCTCCGGTAAATATATGGAGACGGTCTCCGTTTGTCGAGGCGAGTTGGGAGAACCAGTGACCGTGACGGGCCCGAACCCCAGTCCGCGCCCCTTGCGTGCTGATGCCGCCCGCAACCGGCAGGCGCTGCTGACTGCTGCCGCCGACGCATTCGCCCGGCACGGTGTCTCGGCGTCGCTCGACGACGTGGCCCGCGCGGCAGGGGTGGGCCCGGGCACGCTGTACCGGCATTTTCCGACCCGCGATCAGTTGGTGCGCGCGGTCATCGACGACGGATTGTGGGCCCTGCGCGACCACGGGGAGTCACTTCTGGAAGCCGCCGATCCCGTTGCCGCCCTGACGGAGTGGCTCGATGCCTACATCAGGCAGGGCAACGTCTACGACGGGCTGGCCCGCACCCTCGTCGATGTCGCACCCGACGGTGAAGAGGTGCAGGGTTGCCGGGCCGCGCGTCAGGCCGGGGCGCAATTGATCGCCCGAGCAGTGGCATGCGGAGCGATCCGGTCCGATGTCGACGTCGACGACATCCTGGACCTGGCCGCCGGGATCGCCTGGGTCGGCCAGCAACCCGATCGGGGCGAGGACCAGCGCATCCGGCTGGTCCGGCTGCTCGTCGACGGGCTGCGGGTGACGGATAGCACTACCATGCCTGGCCAACTGGGATTCGTCGCGCGATAACCTTGGAATAACAGAAAGCCGTCGACGTCGACGGGCCGCGCAATACAAAGGACGAGCGATCAGGGTGTCTGAGGCAATCGTGGGTACGACCGTGAAGACAGACGTCGTGCTGGTTGGGGCCGGCATCATGAGCGCAACCCTCGGCGCGCTGATCCGGCTGCTGGAGCCGGACTGGTCCATCACCATGATCGAGCGGCTCGACGGTGCCGCCGCGGAGAGCAGCGATCCGTGGAACAACGCGGGCACCGGGCACTCGGCGCTCTGTGAGCTGAACTACACCCCCGAGCTGTCCGATGGTTCGATCGACACCACCAAGGCCATCAACGTCAACGAGCAATTCCAGGTGTCGCGGCAGTTCTGGGCCTACGCCGCCGAGAACGGCGTACTGCCCGACGTCCGCGGCTTCCTCAACCCGATCCCGCACGTGAGTTTCGTGCACGGCGCCGGCAACGTCGACTACCTCAAGCGCCGTTACGAGGCGCTGGTCGGCAATCCGCTGTTCGCCTCGATGGAATTCATCGACGACAAGGACGAATTCGCCCGCCGGCTGCCGTTCATGGCCGCCAAGCGGGATTTCT includes these proteins:
- a CDS encoding TetR/AcrR family transcriptional regulator produces the protein MTVTGPNPSPRPLRADAARNRQALLTAAADAFARHGVSASLDDVARAAGVGPGTLYRHFPTRDQLVRAVIDDGLWALRDHGESLLEAADPVAALTEWLDAYIRQGNVYDGLARTLVDVAPDGEEVQGCRAARQAGAQLIARAVACGAIRSDVDVDDILDLAAGIAWVGQQPDRGEDQRIRLVRLLVDGLRVTDSTTMPGQLGFVAR
- a CDS encoding alpha/beta hydrolase codes for the protein MTSREPAWEPDVLPGFWQQTIDAGPDPDGEGDLVATLVRRGPGGTTPDGQGGSGHAVLALHGYTDYFFHTELADRFADRGFSFYALDLPKCGRSRHGGQTPHFTTDLARYDTELERALAAIAADTGNATVCLYGHSAGGLILTLFADRLRRSGRLAAHHVGGLVLNSPFFDLHGPAILRTAPTSAALIALARLRKLSVIRKPTEGGYGTTLHRDYGGEFDYNLEWKPLGGFPVTLGWINAIRRGQARLHRGLDVGVPNLILRSDRSVTESADPAAMQRGDAVLDVSQIARWSGCVGNHTTVAPITDAKHDVFLSVADARAAAYRELDRWLDYYLSLQTRPSTTPSG
- a CDS encoding TIGR03564 family F420-dependent LLM class oxidoreductase, translated to MRLSVMSIPDPAPTLDAPQGLDAAIEPVIAADRSGFHRAWMPQLPPMAGMASWDVLTALAVAAGRTSRIGLGTGVVVAYTQHPLALARQALTTNAAAGGRLTLGIGVSHPFMVEALGHSYERPAAFLREYLEVLIPALAGEPVEHHGPRITTTGQVTIPGAPAPPVITAALGPQMLDLAGELTDGTITSWAGPKALEEHIIPRLSRAAARAGRPTPQVIAGLPVVLTDNPRPARDALAAAFEIAGQAPAYRAVLDKEGAAGIGEVCVVGDEAAVEKQLRRFADIGVTEFVASPKEVPSSDGAATVAKTTEFLASLRL
- the mtr gene encoding mycothione reductase, whose protein sequence is MEHYDLTIIGTGSGNSILDERYAGKKVAICEQGTFGGTCLNVGCIPTKMFVYAADVADTIHASANYGIDSHIDKVRWPDIVARVFGRIDPIAAGGEDYRRNDPHITVYASHTRFGPKTADGRYTLRTEAGDEFSSDQVVIAAGSRAYVPPAILDCGVTYYTSDDIMRIPELPEHLVIVGGGFVSAEFAHVFSALGVRVTIVVRGDCLLSHCDETICQQFSALAAEKWDLRTHENVVGSHHEGDRVVLDLDDGKTLPADMLLVATGRIPNGDLLDAELAGVEVDEDGLVIVDEYQRTTARGVFALGDVSSEYQLKHVANHESRVVKENLLRDWDDTDAMVRSDHRFVPSAVFTDPQIATVGLTEEQARDQGYDFVTKIQAYGDTAYGWAMEDTTGIAKLIGDRATGKILGAHIMGYQASSIIQPLIQAMSFGQTADEVARGQYWIHPALPEVIENALLGLTD